One window of the Archangium primigenium genome contains the following:
- a CDS encoding TadE/TadG family type IV pilus assembly protein yields MLRFGLHRTRRRQRGGAMVEFALVAPILVSILFFSIYLTDIIRAKYKLQEASRYVAWEMSSYTLSDFGSANHDQAFQTALDSAKQEATSRFDDLDSVDVGSKFGTLLSASAPEVKVTNQAVAGIDLSAVTSGGGSAGQPLNYLLDHFKFNTKGQVEVELTSRLSANNLMPRGYLQKEQGGFYTVDNWGGRDLRNMSIKNRYTLIANGWHLPDGGDAVMSDKRAGDHKGGGTRHGIALQVDRMKFLGAGNFLADTKLDRVTKVFDFAFPAFFGTFVTAHNYKPSPSGSRGCNKDQHTASVGLNNLQEIPGLDDTDIDKNQRCFDTAPFRDTQTYSRSLYKNIFEARGEHFMGCKKAMADMPNSRGTGEGTGRDKNEQKITCE; encoded by the coding sequence ATGCTCCGCTTCGGTCTTCATCGCACCCGACGTCGCCAGCGCGGCGGTGCCATGGTCGAGTTCGCGCTCGTGGCGCCCATCCTGGTGTCCATCCTCTTCTTCAGCATCTATCTGACCGACATCATCCGGGCCAAGTACAAGCTCCAGGAAGCCAGCCGCTACGTCGCGTGGGAGATGAGCAGCTACACGCTGAGCGACTTCGGCAGCGCGAACCACGATCAGGCCTTCCAGACCGCCCTGGACTCCGCCAAGCAGGAGGCGACCTCGCGCTTCGACGACCTCGACTCGGTCGACGTCGGCAGCAAGTTCGGCACGCTCCTGAGCGCCTCCGCGCCCGAGGTGAAGGTCACCAACCAGGCCGTGGCGGGCATCGACCTGAGCGCCGTCACCAGCGGGGGCGGCAGCGCCGGCCAGCCCCTGAACTACCTGTTGGATCACTTCAAGTTCAACACCAAGGGGCAGGTGGAGGTGGAGCTCACCAGCAGGCTCTCCGCCAACAACCTGATGCCGCGCGGCTACCTGCAGAAGGAGCAGGGCGGCTTCTACACGGTGGACAATTGGGGCGGGCGGGACCTGCGCAACATGTCCATCAAGAACCGCTACACGCTCATCGCCAACGGCTGGCACCTGCCGGACGGCGGTGACGCGGTGATGAGCGACAAGCGCGCGGGCGACCACAAGGGGGGCGGCACCCGGCACGGCATCGCCCTGCAGGTGGATCGCATGAAGTTCCTGGGCGCGGGCAACTTTCTGGCGGACACCAAGCTGGACCGCGTCACGAAGGTGTTCGACTTCGCCTTCCCCGCCTTCTTCGGCACCTTCGTCACGGCGCACAACTACAAGCCCTCGCCCAGCGGCTCGCGCGGCTGCAACAAGGATCAGCACACCGCGTCCGTCGGCCTCAACAACCTGCAGGAGATCCCCGGCCTGGACGACACGGACATCGACAAGAACCAGCGCTGCTTCGACACCGCGCCCTTCCGTGACACCCAGACCTATTCGCGCTCCCTCTACAAGAACATCTTCGAGGCCCGGGGCGAGCACTTCATGGGCTGCAAGAAGGCCATGGCCGACATGCCCAACAGCCGCGGCACCGGTGAAGGCACGGGCCGGGACAAGAACGAGCAGAAGATCACGTGCGAATAA